In Meleagris gallopavo isolate NT-WF06-2002-E0010 breed Aviagen turkey brand Nicholas breeding stock chromosome 5, Turkey_5.1, whole genome shotgun sequence, a single window of DNA contains:
- the DNAL1 gene encoding dynein light chain 1, axonemal, translating to MDESLSTLVNCEKLSLSTNCIERIANLSSLKNLRILSLGRNNIKNLNGLEAVGDTLEELWISYNFIEKLRGIRVMKKLKVLYMSNNLVKDWAEFARLAELPLLEDLVFVGNPLQEKYASDQKNSWIEEATKRVPKLKKLDGILVIKQEEDEEGGN from the exons ATGGATGAATCTCTCTCCACTCTTGTTAACTGCGA GAAGCTTTCATTGTCTACAAACTGCATTGAAAGAATTGCCAACTTGAGCAGCCTAA aaaatttgaGGATTTTGTCTTTGGGAAGAAATAATATTAAGAACTTGAATGGATTG GAAGCAGTTGGAGATACGCTAGAAGAGCTGTGGATCTCGTACAACTTCATTGAGAAACTGAGGGGTATCCGTGTAATGAAGAAGCTGAAGGTTCTTTATATGTCCAATAATTTGGTGAAAGACTGGG CAGAGTTTGCGAGACTGGCAGAGCTGCCATTGTTAGAGGATCTGGTGTTTGTAGGCAATCCACTGCAAGAGAAATATGCCTCTGATCAGAAGAACAGTTGGATTGAAGAAGCAACCAAACGGGTGCCCAAGCTGAAAAAGCTGGATG GTATCCTTGTTATTAAAcaagaagaagatgaagaaggaGGAAACTGA
- the LOC100545422 gene encoding acyl-coenzyme A thioesterase 5-like: MGLFWSLAPAVMERPYQRLVPRSTGIPMKVEMLVHRGHSQPGAIHGPVMAKAEVERWFTAPGVRRIRLKEGGVRGSLFLPPGDGPFPGVIDMYGDEGGLIEFRSSLLATRGFAALSLPYFDFEDLPKVMKEFKLEYFEEAARFLQRHPKVKGPGVGVIGTGKGAELALSMITFLPEVVAAVCISGCSSNTVADLHYGEITLPGLRFDMNKVSVSDAGVFDTFEALDDPANPANSSCTIPIEKAEGHFLLVVGEADRMWKSSLYAELAIGRLRQHGKENFELLSYPGAGHRIDPPSTPFCQVALDRVLGVPVLGGGESKAHAHAQEHSWGKIREFLHLHLG, encoded by the exons ATGGGGCTCTTCTGGAGCCTGGCGCCAGCGGTCATGGAGAGGCCGTACCAGCGGCTCGTCCCCCGCAGCACCGGCATCCCGATGAAGGTGGAGATGCTGGTTCACCGGGGCCACAGCCAGCCCGGCGCCATCCACGGGCCGGTGATGGCCAAGGCCGAGGTGGAGAGGTGGTTCACGGCCCCCGGCGTCAGGAGGATCCGGCTGAAGGAGGGCGGCGTGAGGGGCTCCCTCTTCCTGCCGCCGG GGGATGGCCCCTTTCCAGGAGTCATTGACATGTATGGTGATGAAGGAGGTTTGATTGAATTTAGATCCAGTCTCCTGGCTACCCGTGgttttgctgctctttctctGCCATATTTTGACTTTGAAGATCTGCCTAAAGTCATGAAAGAATTTAAACTTGAGTACTTTGAGGAGGCAGCTAGATTTCTACAGCGTCACCCAAAG GTGAAGGGGCCAGGAGTTGGAGTGATTGGGACTGGGAAAGGTGCAGAATTAGCACTCTCCATGATCACCTTCCTACCAGAAGTAGTGGCTGCTGTCTGTATCTCCGGCTGTAGTTCGAACACAGTTGCAGACCTCCATTATGGTGAGATAACTCTGCCTGGGCTGCGGTTTGATATGAATAAGGTCAGCGTTTCTGACGCTGGTGTTTTTGACACTTTTGAAGCTCTGGATGACCCAGCAAATCCTGCCAATTCCTCTTGCACAATCCCCATAGAAAAAGCAGAAGGTCACTTTCTCCTAGTAGTAGGGGAAGCTGATCGTATGTGGAAGAGTTCCTTATACGCTGAGCTAGCAATTGGGCGCCTACGCCAGCATGGGAAAGAAAACTTTGAACTGTTGAGTTATCCAGGAGCAGGCCACCGAATCGATCCTCCTTCTACTCCGTTTTGTCAGGTAGCTCTGGATCGTGTTCTGGGGGTGCCTGTTTTGGGGGGTGGAGAGAGCAAAGCGCACGCCCACGCCCAGGAACACTCCTGGGGAAAGATTCGGGAGTTTCTGCACTTGCATCTGGGATGA
- the LOC100545577 gene encoding acyl-coenzyme A thioesterase 1-like isoform X1 translates to MGPRSPYPGFSSLCVGSGTCTKSSSPHANSVKRPGATGQMTALMACRQVSRCWQRWLSWPSLAPQPLQIPGVPTSRSLASTATAIHFSPATRSLFDEPLGISVQGLSPRQQVTLRASLQDEAGELFEAHARYQASEDGELDLARCPALPGGSFSGLEPMGLLWALQPRKAFWRLVKKDVQTPFLLRLEVLEGHGDDPGRLLAQAQHERAFLRDGVRRVPVRDGRIRATLFLPPGNGPFPGVIDLYGTGGGLPEYRACLLANYGFAVLALAFYGYEDLPKEMKEINLEYFEEAVNYMLQHDQVKGPGIGLLGFSKGGDLCISMASFLKGIKATAVINGSVANVGAVVRYKDVTIPPLGANAKRIKVNKSGIGDIIDALNNPLEGPDRQSFIPLEKAECRFLFIVGQDDHNWKSEFFATEGSKRLQAHGKEKPEIICYPGAGHYIEPPFFPMCAASMHLLVGMPVMWGGEPKAHCEAQIDAWQQIQAFFHRHLKGEPSRTANKL, encoded by the exons ATGGGCCCACGCAGTCCCTACCCAGGATTCTCCTCCCTGTGTGTGGGAAGCGGCACTTGTACAAAAAGCTCCAGCCCACATGCAAACAGTGTGAAGCGACCTGGGGCCACAGGGCAGATGACTGCCCTCATGGCGTGCCGACAGGTCTCCCGCTGCTGGCAGAGGTGGCTCTCCTGGCCCAGCCTTGCTCCGCAGCCCTTGCAGATCCCTGGGGTACCCACATCTCGCAGTCTCGCTTCCACAGCAACTGCCATCCACTTCTCACCAGCCACCCGCAGCCTCTTCGATGAGCCGCTGGGCATCTCCGTGCAGGGCCTCAGCCCGCGGCAGCAGGTCACCCTGCGGGCATCCTTGCAGGACGAGGCGGGTGAGCTCTTCGAGGCCCACGCCCGGTACCAGGCGTCGGAGGACGGGGAGCTGGACCTGGCCCGCTGCCCCGCGCTGCCGGGAGGCAGCTTCAGCGGCTTGGAGCccatggggctgctgtgggCGCTGCAGCCCCGCAAGGCCTTCTGGCGGCTGGTGAAGAAGGACGTGCAGACCCCTTTCCTCCTGCggctggaggtgctggaggGCCACGGGGATGACCCTGGGCGGCTCCTGGCCCAGGCCCAGCACGAGCGGGCGTTCCTGCGCGACGGGGTGCGCAGGGTGCCGGTGAGAGACGGGAGGATCCGGGCAACGCTCTTCCTGCCCCCCG GAAATGGTCCCTTTCCAGGAGTTATTGACTTGTATGGCACTGGAGGAGGACTCCCCGAATACAGGGCATGCCTGCTGGCCAACTATGGCTTTGCTGTGCTGGCACTGGCTTTCTATGGTTATGAAGATCTCCCCAAAGAGATGAAGGAGATCAACCTGGAATATTTTGAAGAAGCTGTTAACTATATGTTACAACATGACCAG GTTAAAGGTCCCGGGATTGGGTTGCTTGGTTTCTCCAAGGGGGGTGATTTATGCATTTCAATGGCCTCCTTCCTGAAGGGCATCAAGGCTACTGCTGTGATCAACGGCTCGGTGGCGAATGTGGGCGCAGTGGTCCGCTACAAGGATGTCACCATCCCGCCCCTCGGTGCCAATGCAAAACGTATCAAGGTCAACAAGTCTGGGATTGGTGATATCATTGATGCACTTAACAATCCGTTAGAAGGGCCTGACCGCCAAAGCTTTATCCCTTTGGAGAAAGCCGAGTGTCGCTTCTTGTTCATTGTTGGCCAGGATGATCACAACTGGAAAAGCGAATTCTTTGCAACTGAAGGGAGCAAACGTTTGCAAGCTCATGGGAAGGAAAAGCCTGAAATAATCTGTTATCCTGGGGCAGGGCATTATATTGAACCCCCTTTTTTCCCAATGTGTGCTGCCTCAATGCACCTGCTGGTTGGCATGCCTGTGATGTGGGGTGGGGAGCCCAAGGCGCACTGTGAGGCACAGATAGACGCCTGGCAGCAGATCCAGGCCTTCTTCCACAGACACCTCAAGGGTGAGCCTTCCAGGACAGCCAATAAGCTGTGA
- the LOC100545577 gene encoding acyl-coenzyme A thioesterase 1-like isoform X2: MSALTACQVGSRCWRSWLSRLGPASRHPSLLRVPVASPARLSSMAATIRFSPATRSLFDEPLGISVQGLSPRQQVTLRASLQDEAGELFEAHARYQASEDGELDLARCPALPGGSFSGLEPMGLLWALQPRKAFWRLVKKDVQTPFLLRLEVLEGHGDDPGRLLAQAQHERAFLRDGVRRVPVRDGRIRATLFLPPGNGPFPGVIDLYGTGGGLPEYRACLLANYGFAVLALAFYGYEDLPKEMKEINLEYFEEAVNYMLQHDQVKGPGIGLLGFSKGGDLCISMASFLKGIKATAVINGSVANVGAVVRYKDVTIPPLGANAKRIKVNKSGIGDIIDALNNPLEGPDRQSFIPLEKAECRFLFIVGQDDHNWKSEFFATEGSKRLQAHGKEKPEIICYPGAGHYIEPPFFPMCAASMHLLVGMPVMWGGEPKAHCEAQIDAWQQIQAFFHRHLKGEPSRTANKL, from the exons ATGAGCGCCCTGACTGCGTGCCAAGTGGGCTCTCGCTGCTGGCGGAGCTGGCTCTCCCGGCTCGGCCCCGCTTCGCGGCACCCCAGTCTCTTGCGAGTACCAGTGGCGTCCCCGGCCCGCCTCTCTTCCATGGCCGCCACCATCCGCTTCTCACCAGCCACCCGCAGCCTCTTCGATGAGCCGCTGGGCATCTCCGTGCAGGGCCTCAGCCCGCGGCAGCAGGTCACCCTGCGGGCATCCTTGCAGGACGAGGCGGGTGAGCTCTTCGAGGCCCACGCCCGGTACCAGGCGTCGGAGGACGGGGAGCTGGACCTGGCCCGCTGCCCCGCGCTGCCGGGAGGCAGCTTCAGCGGCTTGGAGCccatggggctgctgtgggCGCTGCAGCCCCGCAAGGCCTTCTGGCGGCTGGTGAAGAAGGACGTGCAGACCCCTTTCCTCCTGCggctggaggtgctggaggGCCACGGGGATGACCCTGGGCGGCTCCTGGCCCAGGCCCAGCACGAGCGGGCGTTCCTGCGCGACGGGGTGCGCAGGGTGCCGGTGCGAGACGGGAGGATCCGAGCAACGCTCTTCCTGCCCCCCG GAAATGGTCCCTTTCCAGGAGTTATTGACTTGTATGGCACTGGAGGAGGACTCCCCGAATACAGGGCATGCCTGCTGGCCAACTATGGCTTTGCTGTGCTGGCACTGGCTTTCTATGGTTATGAAGATCTCCCCAAAGAGATGAAGGAGATCAACCTGGAATATTTTGAAGAAGCTGTTAACTATATGTTACAACATGACCAG GTTAAAGGTCCCGGGATTGGGTTGCTTGGTTTCTCCAAGGGGGGTGATTTATGCATTTCAATGGCCTCCTTCCTGAAGGGCATCAAGGCTACTGCTGTGATCAACGGCTCGGTGGCGAATGTGGGCGCAGTGGTCCGCTACAAGGATGTCACCATCCCGCCCCTCGGTGCCAATGCAAAACGTATCAAGGTCAACAAGTCTGGGATTGGTGATATCATTGATGCACTTAACAATCCGTTAGAAGGGCCTGACCGCCAAAGCTTTATCCCTTTGGAGAAAGCCGAGTGTCGCTTCTTGTTCATTGTTGGCCAGGATGATCACAACTGGAAAAGCGAATTCTTTGCAACTGAAGGGAGCAAACGTTTGCAAGCTCATGGGAAGGAAAAGCCTGAAATAATCTGTTATCCTGGGGCAGGGCATTATATTGAACCCCCTTTTTTCCCAATGTGTGCTGCCTCAATGCACCTGCTGGTTGGCATGCCTGTGATGTGGGGTGGGGAGCCCAAGGCGCACTGTGAGGCACAGATAGACGCCTGGCAGCAGATCCAGGCCTTCTTCCACAGACACCTCAAGGGTGAGCCTTCCAGGACAGCCAATAAGCTGTGA
- the LOC100545577 gene encoding acyl-coenzyme A thioesterase 5-like isoform X3: MGPRSPYPGFSSLCVGSGTCTKSSSPHANSVKRPGATGQMTALMACRQVSRCWQRWLSWPSLAPQPLQIPGVPTSRSLASTATAIHFSPATRSLFDEPLGISVQGLSPRQQVTLRASLQDEAGELFEAHARYQASEDGELDLARCPALPGGSFSGLEPMGLLWALQPRKAFWRLVKKDVQTPFLLRLEVLEGHGDDPGRLLAQAQHERAFLRDGVRRVPVRDGRIRATLFLPPGQAPFPGVINIDGLGGGLCEHRASLLANHGFATLALAYYQYEDLIQKPTKLHLEYFEEAVNYMLQHTQVKGPGIGLLGYSKGGDLSLAMAAFLKNITAVASINGPVAITVFPLCYKDKTIPALIYDENLVKVYDNNILDYSDVLDDPFKAPGNQSLIPIEKAEAHLLLIAGQDDHIINSKYYVTEACKYLQARGKENVQTLIYPGAGHCIDPPFSPFYPIGNHPVFHKRVVLGGELRAYSKAQFHAWLQIRAFFHKHLNDK, from the exons ATGGGCCCACGCAGTCCCTACCCAGGATTCTCCTCCCTGTGTGTGGGAAGCGGCACTTGTACAAAAAGCTCCAGCCCACATGCAAACAGTGTGAAGCGACCTGGGGCCACAGGGCAGATGACTGCCCTCATGGCGTGCCGACAGGTCTCCCGCTGCTGGCAGAGGTGGCTCTCCTGGCCCAGCCTTGCTCCGCAGCCCTTGCAGATCCCTGGGGTACCCACATCTCGCAGTCTCGCTTCCACAGCAACTGCCATCCACTTCTCACCAGCCACCCGCAGCCTCTTCGATGAGCCGCTGGGCATCTCCGTGCAGGGCCTCAGCCCGCGGCAGCAGGTCACCCTGCGGGCATCCTTGCAGGACGAGGCGGGTGAGCTCTTCGAGGCCCACGCCCGGTACCAGGCGTCGGAGGACGGGGAGCTGGACCTGGCCCGCTGCCCCGCGCTGCCGGGAGGCAGCTTCAGCGGCTTGGAGCccatggggctgctgtgggCGCTGCAGCCCCGCAAGGCCTTCTGGCGGCTGGTGAAGAAGGACGTGCAGACCCCTTTCCTCCTGCggctggaggtgctggaggGCCACGGGGATGACCCTGGGCGGCTCCTGGCCCAGGCCCAGCACGAGCGGGCGTTCCTGCGCGACGGGGTGCGCAGGGTGCCGGTGAGAGACGGGAGGATCCGGGCAACGCTCTTCCTGCCCCCCG GACAAGCCCCCTTTCCAGGAGTCATCAACATAGATGGACTTGGAGGAGGTCTTTGTGAGCACAGAGCCAGCCTGCTGGCCAATCACGGCTTTGCCACACTGGCCCTGGCTTATTACCAGTATGAGGATCTGATCCAGAAGCCAACCAAACTCCATCTGGAATATTTTGAAGAGGCAGTGAACtacatgctgcagcacacacag GTAAAGGGACCAGGGATTGGCCTGCTCGGTTACTCCAAAGGAGGTGATCTGTCTCTCGCCATGGCTGCCTTCCTGAAGAATATCACAGCAGTAGCTTCCATTAATGGCCCTGTGGCCATTAcagtttttcctctctgctaCAAAGATAAAACTATTCCCGCTTTGATTTATGATGAAAACCTTGTCAAGGTTTATGATAACAATATCCTTGATTATTCTGACGTTCTTGATGACCCCTTTAAAGCCCCTGGCAACCAAAGCCTGATCCCAATAGAGAAAGCTGAGGCACATTTACTATTAATTGCTGGACAAGATGATCATATTATCAACAGTAAGTACTATGTCACTGAAGCCTGCAAATATTTGCAGGCTCGGGGGAAGGAAAATGTTCAGACACTCATTTATCCCGGAGCAGGGCACTGCATTGAccctcccttttcccctttttaccCAATAGGAAACCATCCAGTTTTTCACAAACGAGTTGTCCTGGGTGGAGAGCTCAGAGCTTATTCTAAGGCACAGTTTCATGCCTGGCTACAGATACGGGCTTTTTTCCACAAACATTTAAATGACAAGTGA